One Vallitalea pronyensis genomic region harbors:
- a CDS encoding cysteine hydrolase family protein — MKKGYLLIDYIFDFIDDQGVLSLGQRGQAIASNILKVIHKAKDDQDALFICSDNHEEEVYALSPEANLFPLHCCEDGHCLVLDETAFEQAKPDMTFSIDKHMYSSFNGTRLELLLRQLDIKEVIIMGVCTDICVLHTAIDAYNRGFKLVILSDCCCGLTDEGHAFALNHFKHTLGAEVMTSDTWLAR, encoded by the coding sequence ATGAAAAAAGGTTATTTATTAATTGATTATATCTTTGATTTTATTGATGACCAAGGTGTTTTATCTTTGGGACAGAGAGGTCAAGCCATAGCTTCCAATATTTTAAAGGTCATTCATAAAGCAAAAGACGATCAAGATGCGCTGTTTATTTGCAGCGATAATCATGAGGAAGAGGTCTATGCGCTATCCCCTGAGGCCAATTTGTTTCCACTTCATTGTTGTGAAGATGGGCATTGCTTGGTGCTGGATGAGACAGCTTTTGAACAGGCCAAACCAGACATGACATTTTCCATAGATAAACATATGTATTCAAGTTTTAATGGAACTAGATTAGAATTACTACTAAGACAATTAGATATTAAAGAAGTCATTATTATGGGCGTATGTACAGATATATGTGTTTTACATACGGCTATTGATGCTTATAATCGTGGGTTTAAGCTTGTTATATTAAGTGACTGCTGTTGTGGATTGACAGATGAAGGTCATGCCTTTGCACTGAACCATTTTAAACATACTCTTGGTGCAGAAGTAATGACCAGTGATACGTGGTTAGCAAGATAA
- a CDS encoding DUF7948 domain-containing protein: MPISMKTDSLKDTIHKSYITIPLTFIPNKGQVDTKAKFYVNGAGYGFYFTPEEAVLSFTSQNTTESNTTINGIALALRFIDSNPDVEIYGLDQAAGKVNYFRGKNESEWMTNLPTYEKIIYKELWKGIDLVFYGKNHTLKYNFVLHPGAAVEDIKLAYKGSKGISLDDRGNLQVHHDLGILIDECPISYQEIHGEIIDIESCFEIIEQENIDDYFRFEVSNYNEDDTLVIDPGLVFSTFLGALVVDAGTNESNKLGIEVDRKGDVYVAGGTVSPTFPITLGAFEENFPSLDTNNTSAYITKLWSDGSGLIYSTFIGGSDIDEARSIAIDSMGNAYVIGETNSPDFPTTLGAFQEDFPGLDDSSAFIAKLNPDGTSLIYSTFLGGSDDDEGTDIAVDNKGNAYVVGETNSSDFPTTQGAFQQKFLSILEDDLPEQNGDIELQQSFSDVVFVAKLNPDGSNLVYSTFLGGSDDDEGHGIAVDHMGNAYVTGETNSPDFPTTLGAFQENFHSATTSADTVFITKLNPDGSKIVYSTFLGGNGDDQANRIVVDKMGNAYVGGETTSSDFPVTRGAFQEDFRADGDAGFVTKLNPDGTALIYSTFLNGNDGDNEVQGIAVDDMGNAYVAGFSDSPDFPVTSGAFQEDYQGAADSETKDVFVAKLNPDGSILLYSTFLGGSEDDIARDIAIDEEGNAYVIGYTNSSNFPITLGAFDVDFKGNNILFDTFVAKITPDATP; this comes from the coding sequence GTGCCAATTAGTATGAAGACAGACAGTCTCAAGGACACTATTCATAAAAGTTATATAACAATTCCACTAACCTTTATACCTAATAAAGGGCAAGTGGATACAAAAGCTAAATTTTATGTTAATGGGGCAGGTTATGGGTTTTACTTTACTCCTGAAGAAGCGGTGCTAAGCTTTACATCCCAGAACACGACGGAGTCTAATACTACAATCAATGGCATAGCATTAGCACTAAGATTTATAGATAGTAATCCAGATGTGGAGATATATGGTTTGGATCAAGCAGCTGGTAAGGTTAACTATTTTAGGGGTAAAAATGAATCAGAATGGATGACCAACCTTCCAACTTACGAAAAAATTATCTATAAAGAATTATGGAAGGGGATAGATCTGGTATTTTATGGCAAGAACCATACACTAAAATATAATTTTGTCCTACACCCTGGTGCTGCTGTTGAAGATATTAAGCTTGCCTATAAAGGTTCAAAGGGCATATCTCTAGATGATAGAGGTAATCTACAAGTTCATCATGATCTGGGTATACTAATAGATGAGTGCCCTATAAGTTATCAAGAGATTCATGGAGAAATAATAGATATAGAGAGTTGTTTTGAAATCATAGAACAAGAAAACATTGATGATTATTTTAGATTTGAAGTTAGTAATTACAATGAAGACGATACGCTTGTCATAGATCCTGGACTTGTATTCTCTACTTTCTTAGGTGCTTTGGTAGTTGATGCTGGTACGAATGAGTCGAATAAGCTTGGGATTGAAGTCGATAGAAAAGGTGATGTTTATGTAGCTGGAGGGACGGTTTCACCAACATTTCCCATAACATTAGGTGCTTTTGAAGAAAACTTCCCTAGTCTTGATACCAATAATACATCAGCCTATATAACCAAATTATGGTCAGATGGCTCTGGACTTATATATTCTACCTTCATTGGTGGGAGTGATATTGATGAGGCTAGAAGTATTGCAATCGATAGCATGGGTAATGCTTATGTGATAGGTGAAACGAATTCGCCAGATTTCCCAACTACACTAGGTGCTTTCCAAGAAGATTTTCCTGGCTTAGATGATTCATCAGCTTTTATAGCAAAACTAAATCCCGACGGTACATCACTTATTTACTCCACTTTCTTAGGTGGTAGTGATGATGATGAAGGAACCGATATTGCTGTGGATAATAAAGGTAATGCCTATGTGGTAGGAGAGACTAATTCGTCTGATTTTCCAACAACGCAGGGGGCTTTCCAACAGAAATTTTTAAGTATTCTTGAAGATGATTTGCCTGAACAAAATGGCGACATAGAACTTCAACAAAGCTTTAGTGACGTTGTATTTGTAGCAAAACTAAACCCTGATGGCTCTAACCTTGTGTATTCTACCTTCTTAGGCGGAAGTGATGATGATGAAGGTCATGGTATAGCCGTCGATCATATGGGTAATGCCTATGTGACTGGTGAAACGAATTCGCCAGATTTTCCAACAACACTAGGTGCTTTTCAAGAAAATTTTCATAGTGCAACTACCAGTGCTGACACCGTATTCATTACAAAGTTAAACCCAGATGGCTCCAAGATCGTGTATTCCACTTTTTTAGGTGGCAATGGTGATGATCAAGCCAATAGGATTGTAGTAGATAAAATGGGCAATGCCTATGTTGGAGGAGAAACCACATCCTCAGATTTTCCTGTTACACGAGGAGCTTTTCAAGAAGATTTTAGAGCCGATGGGGATGCTGGATTTGTTACAAAACTAAATCCAGATGGCACTGCCCTAATTTACTCAACATTTTTAAATGGTAACGATGGCGATAATGAAGTTCAAGGTATTGCTGTGGATGATATGGGTAACGCCTATGTGGCAGGATTTAGTGATTCTCCGGATTTTCCTGTTACATCAGGAGCTTTTCAGGAAGATTACCAAGGAGCAGCTGATTCAGAAACTAAAGATGTTTTTGTAGCAAAGCTAAATCCCGATGGTTCTATTCTCCTTTACTCTACCTTCCTTGGAGGAAGTGAAGATGATATAGCACGGGATATAGCTATTGATGAAGAAGGTAATGCTTATGTAATAGGCTATACGAATTCTTCGAATTTCCCCATTACATTAGGAGCTTTTGATGTGGATTTCAAGGGAAATAATATCTTGTTTGATACTTTTGTAGCTAAGATAACGCCTGATGCTACACCATAA
- the aroE gene encoding shikimate dehydrogenase — translation MQQNINGKTQVLGVIGNPIEHTISPIIHNTLAKLLQMNLVYVPFKVEQNGLDKAIEGAKALGIVGLNVTVPHKEKVIATLYDINPLAKQIGAVNTLKLTEKGYVGYNTDADGLFRSLNKHAIRLRGSDIVIIGAGGAARAVAMLCAREKANKITIMNRTLAKAKELAHQVRQHYQTQVEVIGFQETEGIDTFDVAIQTTPIGMFPNIRDNPMTDDSFYDKFHTAVDLIYNPGKTAFLKKAEEKGIQILNGFEMLLYQGIKAYEIWHNLEISDNALEEVIGQIKHQNG, via the coding sequence ATGCAGCAAAACATTAATGGAAAAACCCAAGTACTCGGTGTCATTGGGAATCCAATTGAACACACCATATCACCAATTATCCATAATACACTAGCCAAGTTACTCCAGATGAACTTAGTCTATGTACCTTTTAAAGTGGAACAAAATGGTCTTGATAAAGCCATTGAAGGGGCAAAAGCTTTGGGTATTGTTGGCCTTAATGTAACAGTACCCCACAAGGAAAAAGTCATAGCCACTTTATATGATATAAACCCTTTAGCCAAGCAGATAGGTGCAGTGAATACCTTAAAACTTACTGAAAAAGGTTATGTTGGCTATAATACAGATGCAGATGGTCTATTTAGATCCCTTAACAAGCATGCTATTAGACTAAGAGGCAGTGATATTGTTATTATAGGTGCTGGTGGAGCGGCAAGAGCTGTTGCTATGTTATGTGCTAGGGAAAAGGCCAATAAAATAACCATTATGAATAGGACACTAGCGAAAGCTAAGGAACTTGCACATCAAGTTAGGCAACATTATCAGACACAAGTAGAAGTCATAGGCTTTCAAGAGACAGAAGGGATAGATACCTTTGATGTAGCCATTCAAACAACACCTATTGGCATGTTTCCTAATATACGTGATAATCCCATGACTGACGATAGCTTTTATGACAAATTTCATACTGCTGTAGACTTAATATACAATCCCGGAAAGACTGCATTCTTAAAAAAAGCTGAAGAAAAAGGCATCCAGATTTTAAACGGCTTCGAAATGTTGCTTTATCAAGGTATTAAAGCATACGAGATATGGCATAATCTAGAAATATCCGATAATGCACTGGAAGAGGTCATTGGACAAATTAAGCATCAAAATGGATAA
- a CDS encoding type II secretion system protein, with the protein MKNFKDFWSNDEGFSYVEVIIICVLIAVILFLTIPSQIKKMNEAKWEIDRNHANIIGNAINNLLITDESFRDYTVERLNLNEDPPSHTMDRTFLSSVKQELKLFHIERIPKVSYKKGTYKYFSVTVTESNVYVYVDSGGDKVLQLYPTDAVTN; encoded by the coding sequence ATGAAAAATTTTAAGGATTTTTGGTCGAATGATGAGGGGTTCTCTTATGTAGAAGTAATCATTATATGCGTGTTAATAGCAGTCATATTGTTTTTGACAATTCCTAGTCAGATTAAGAAGATGAACGAGGCAAAGTGGGAAATAGACAGGAATCATGCCAATATTATAGGCAACGCTATCAATAATCTTTTAATCACAGATGAATCCTTTAGAGACTATACGGTTGAGCGGTTAAATCTTAATGAAGATCCACCAAGCCATACCATGGATCGGACATTTTTATCATCCGTAAAACAAGAACTTAAGCTATTTCATATTGAGCGTATACCAAAGGTAAGCTATAAAAAAGGTACATACAAGTATTTCAGTGTTACAGTAACGGAAAGTAACGTGTATGTCTATGTAGATAGTGGTGGGGATAAGGTGCTACAACTTTATCCAACGGATGCAGTAACCAATTGA
- a CDS encoding DUF4489 domain-containing protein: protein MTGYIKNGSDCKNNDFKKKIADPKEIIFECGESIEAANFSTTSRVSQTFTLARVFVDSSCLCRPQVKIEFSTLVTFASRTNVDPVNLNMTFALKRQCDDGLEVTIREWEYTNSFDLENFTFTTRSVSEPFTISFCEPLQCPGCCKYSFVVTANPSTDFVNIMSASVNPNNDASMSAFAKGVCCD, encoded by the coding sequence ATGACAGGTTATATAAAAAATGGTTCTGATTGCAAGAATAATGATTTTAAAAAAAAGATAGCTGACCCAAAAGAAATCATATTTGAATGTGGTGAATCCATTGAAGCAGCAAATTTTTCAACAACTTCAAGAGTTTCACAGACATTTACGTTAGCTAGGGTTTTTGTGGATAGCAGTTGCTTATGCAGACCCCAAGTTAAAATTGAATTTTCTACTCTCGTTACATTTGCATCTCGCACTAATGTAGACCCTGTTAATCTTAACATGACATTTGCTTTAAAACGACAGTGTGATGATGGTCTAGAAGTAACAATACGTGAATGGGAATACACGAATAGCTTTGATTTGGAGAATTTTACTTTTACCACAAGATCTGTTAGTGAACCATTTACCATTTCATTCTGCGAACCCCTACAATGCCCAGGCTGCTGTAAATATTCTTTTGTAGTAACCGCAAATCCATCTACTGATTTTGTCAATATTATGTCAGCATCTGTGAATCCAAATAATGATGCGAGCATGAGTGCATTTGCAAAAGGTGTATGCTGCGATTAA
- a CDS encoding 4'-phosphopantetheinyl transferase family protein: MVYIFEDFSAVNPDDIDYLCQQVSIERCEKAKRYKRTIDQIMSLTAYALLTYGLYLEHGIVLSPHDTFVKNAHGKPCLKEHPHVNFNMSHCEKGVVCAIQKNTAVGIDIQNTVSYDEGLIDYVCSKGEKKRVTSAANPELYFTRLWSLKESYVKYHGTGINRQIFDLDFSKYEANYFDLYSCKFSIFPKNDYTISVCSDSYVSCNELRHIDLLKIKDFYNVVNIKRQNCKN, from the coding sequence ATGGTTTATATTTTTGAAGATTTTTCTGCAGTTAATCCTGATGATATAGATTATTTATGTCAACAGGTTTCCATAGAGCGATGCGAGAAAGCTAAGCGTTATAAAAGAACGATTGATCAAATCATGTCATTAACTGCCTATGCCTTATTGACCTATGGGCTTTATCTTGAACATGGTATTGTACTATCGCCACATGACACCTTTGTAAAAAACGCACATGGTAAGCCTTGTCTAAAAGAACATCCTCACGTGAATTTTAATATGAGCCATTGCGAAAAGGGTGTGGTTTGTGCCATACAAAAAAACACAGCAGTTGGGATTGATATTCAAAATACAGTATCTTACGACGAAGGTTTAATTGATTATGTATGCAGTAAAGGCGAAAAAAAACGGGTGACATCCGCTGCCAACCCAGAACTGTATTTTACACGTCTATGGAGTTTAAAAGAAAGCTATGTGAAATACCATGGAACCGGTATTAATCGTCAAATATTTGATCTGGATTTCTCCAAGTATGAAGCCAATTATTTTGACTTGTATTCTTGTAAATTTAGTATTTTTCCCAAGAACGACTACACCATATCTGTGTGTTCAGATAGCTATGTGTCATGCAACGAACTACGGCATATTGACCTCTTAAAGATAAAAGATTTTTACAATGTTGTTAATATCAAAAGACAAAATTGTAAAAATTAA
- a CDS encoding DUF4489 domain-containing protein, whose amino-acid sequence MSSNRKARNCDKEYQDNGLDCCTKMTDCEPKKILLECGQNLESARFDLSSTTEQTFTLGRVIVDTSCLNKPEVKIEFSSIVFFQSSPGNSTGTTIELTFRLKRSCNNGEIETVLTRVYKKETQLSDNIVEEIISSEPFTISFCECLVCPGCCEYIMEVSGNPVNFANLGTAEVNNLSLGAFAQGRNCH is encoded by the coding sequence ATGAGTAGTAATAGGAAAGCACGTAATTGTGATAAAGAATACCAAGATAATGGTCTAGACTGCTGTACCAAGATGACGGATTGTGAACCAAAAAAGATACTGTTAGAGTGTGGACAAAATCTTGAGTCTGCTAGATTTGATTTATCAAGTACTACGGAACAAACATTTACTTTAGGTCGTGTCATTGTGGATACCAGCTGTCTAAACAAGCCAGAAGTTAAGATTGAGTTTTCCAGCATTGTTTTTTTTCAGTCGAGTCCTGGTAATTCAACTGGTACAACCATTGAACTCACATTTAGATTGAAAAGAAGCTGCAATAATGGAGAAATTGAAACCGTGCTGACAAGGGTGTATAAAAAAGAAACGCAACTATCGGATAACATTGTTGAGGAAATTATTAGCAGTGAACCCTTTACGATTTCTTTCTGTGAATGCCTCGTTTGTCCTGGATGTTGTGAGTATATCATGGAGGTATCTGGAAATCCTGTTAATTTTGCAAACCTTGGAACAGCAGAAGTCAACAATCTTAGCCTAGGTGCTTTTGCACAAGGTAGAAATTGTCATTAA
- a CDS encoding YqeG family HAD IIIA-type phosphatase yields the protein MLKRLFPSIYVNSIYDIKFEELYNEGYRGIIFDIDNTLVSYDTKHPDERIVTLMEMLKGVGFNVALVSNNNRIRVQTFNEKLQLKAYHKALKPMTRKIKIAMQAISTDRSNTILVGDQIFTDIYGGNRLGLKTILVIPISEKEEWITKIKRNTEKKIIKAYLKRVNKNAAKH from the coding sequence ATGCTAAAAAGATTATTTCCATCCATATATGTGAATTCTATTTACGACATTAAGTTTGAGGAACTCTATAATGAAGGGTATCGTGGCATTATATTTGATATCGATAATACCCTTGTTTCATACGATACAAAGCATCCAGATGAACGTATTGTAACACTTATGGAGATGTTAAAAGGTGTTGGTTTTAATGTAGCTTTGGTTTCCAATAACAATCGTATACGTGTACAAACCTTCAATGAAAAATTGCAGTTAAAGGCTTATCATAAAGCATTAAAACCCATGACGCGGAAAATTAAAATAGCCATGCAGGCTATTAGCACAGATAGGTCCAATACGATTTTAGTTGGTGATCAGATATTTACAGATATTTATGGTGGAAATCGTTTGGGACTAAAAACCATTCTGGTTATACCCATATCTGAAAAAGAAGAATGGATAACAAAAATCAAACGCAACACAGAGAAGAAAATAATAAAAGCTTATTTAAAGAGGGTAAATAAAAATGCAGCAAAACATTAA
- a CDS encoding DUF4489 domain-containing protein, which yields MTDKFHKKGCSCRKDTKHPNPKKIIFECDSAPQEAVFEILEPVQVSFSDPTDVPESQRIVENFPLGNVLIDARRLVRPFVFIEFSSQIFFNVQTEPTVDLPQAAGLFRIRLKFILTRKCDNGPEETVRTWEYEKSFRLLDGISNIVNERTISVPFSVVHCESLIRCDCDCCEYAVTVTATSTSEPLFEQVADDEFNLFTTSDFINVEEARVTKASMSGFALQECTDCCTVKKC from the coding sequence ATGACAGATAAATTTCATAAAAAAGGATGTAGCTGCCGAAAAGACACAAAGCATCCAAATCCTAAAAAGATAATATTTGAATGTGATAGCGCTCCCCAAGAAGCTGTATTTGAAATATTAGAACCCGTACAAGTATCTTTTTCCGATCCTACAGACGTTCCAGAAAGTCAAAGAATCGTTGAGAACTTTCCCCTAGGCAATGTTCTCATTGATGCAAGACGATTAGTAAGACCCTTCGTCTTTATTGAGTTTTCAAGTCAAATCTTTTTCAATGTGCAGACAGAGCCAACAGTTGATTTACCTCAAGCTGCAGGTTTGTTTAGAATTAGATTGAAATTTATATTGACTCGAAAGTGTGACAATGGACCAGAAGAAACCGTACGCACATGGGAATATGAAAAGAGTTTTAGATTACTTGATGGTATATCCAATATTGTAAATGAAAGAACCATTTCAGTGCCATTTTCAGTTGTACACTGCGAATCCCTAATTCGTTGCGACTGCGATTGTTGTGAATATGCTGTAACCGTTACTGCTACTTCAACCTCTGAACCGCTGTTTGAACAAGTAGCGGATGATGAATTTAATCTTTTTACAACCTCAGATTTTATAAATGTTGAAGAAGCGAGGGTTACAAAAGCTAGTATGAGCGGATTTGCTCTGCAAGAATGTACGGATTGTTGTACAGTAAAAAAATGCTAA
- a CDS encoding 4'-phosphopantetheinyl transferase family protein gives MFGRLIECYLINKICLNNESIPNICSNEYGKPFIDSRFRFQYSISHSDRWVVCVINDQPIGIDIERIKPIDLRIVDRFFSKSEQKFLAESNINERLERFYTIWTLKESYIKAVGKGLFLPLDSFSVKKTREEIYEVECNNEDHEFYLATYKRFPYFIISVCSKRRDKFNKVEVLDFYHVYQYLMNKKEVSK, from the coding sequence TTGTTTGGAAGATTAATAGAATGCTATCTGATTAATAAAATCTGTCTAAACAATGAGAGTATACCGAATATCTGTAGCAATGAATATGGAAAACCTTTTATAGATAGCAGATTTAGATTTCAATATAGCATATCGCATTCGGATAGATGGGTTGTATGTGTAATTAATGATCAACCAATTGGAATCGATATTGAGAGGATTAAACCAATTGACTTAAGAATTGTAGATAGATTTTTTTCTAAGAGCGAACAAAAATTTCTCGCTGAAAGTAATATTAATGAAAGGCTTGAAAGATTTTATACTATTTGGACACTTAAGGAAAGTTATATAAAAGCAGTAGGTAAAGGATTGTTCTTGCCCTTAGATTCATTTAGTGTGAAGAAAACAAGAGAAGAAATATATGAAGTCGAATGCAATAATGAGGATCATGAATTTTATTTAGCTACATACAAACGATTTCCTTATTTTATTATTTCTGTCTGTTCTAAGAGAAGAGATAAGTTTAACAAAGTAGAAGTTTTAGATTTCTACCATGTGTACCAATATCTAATGAACAAAAAAGAAGTGTCTAAATAA